A genomic segment from Candidatus Viadribacter manganicus encodes:
- a CDS encoding S41 family peptidase: protein MTFPTTLSRRALCAGVLSAAAPSARASEPLHDITLAQDFDELWGTLRDHYCFFGDKRTDWDLVRRLYRPQALGAQSYEQFEDVTRRVLCELYDAHTHLTNPPDGALRWPLYDLYVERHDRDVRIAAVQEDSSTADAGILVGDTVMAVDDVAIEQIVADRMPRCLSRPDAEADRYVINASVAGHTAQPRRMRVRGADGQARDVALPLQRRSNPDIEHRTLEHGLGYIRIPSFANNDAVEAFDVALAALRETRGLVIDVRGNGGGDTAVARPIMGRFITAPSPYALMRRRSGRGLGQRWSETVDPRGPFTYAAPVVVLVDHWSASMAEGFPMGMRTIKGARIVGTRTMGLGAAVFSLRLDRTGLGAQYSAEPVYAVSGQPRWLLEPDVKTGPGADILAAGITDLRTTIG from the coding sequence ATGACATTTCCGACGACGCTCTCTCGGCGCGCGCTCTGCGCTGGCGTATTGTCCGCGGCGGCGCCTTCCGCGCGCGCCAGCGAGCCGTTGCACGACATCACCCTGGCCCAGGATTTCGATGAACTCTGGGGCACGCTACGCGACCACTACTGCTTCTTCGGCGATAAGCGCACCGACTGGGATTTGGTTCGCCGCCTCTACCGGCCGCAAGCGCTCGGCGCACAATCGTACGAACAGTTCGAGGACGTGACGCGGCGCGTACTGTGCGAGCTTTATGACGCCCACACGCACCTCACCAACCCACCCGACGGCGCACTGCGTTGGCCGCTCTATGATCTCTATGTCGAGCGCCACGACCGCGACGTGCGCATCGCCGCCGTGCAGGAGGACTCCTCAACTGCCGACGCCGGCATTCTAGTCGGCGACACCGTAATGGCGGTCGATGATGTGGCCATCGAACAAATCGTTGCCGATCGTATGCCACGGTGCCTGAGCCGCCCCGATGCCGAAGCCGATCGCTACGTCATCAACGCCTCGGTCGCCGGCCACACCGCCCAGCCGCGTCGCATGCGCGTACGCGGCGCCGACGGCCAAGCACGCGACGTGGCGCTACCGCTGCAGCGCCGTTCAAATCCAGACATCGAACACCGCACGCTCGAACACGGCCTTGGCTACATCCGCATCCCCAGCTTCGCCAACAATGACGCCGTCGAAGCGTTCGACGTCGCACTAGCCGCCCTTCGCGAAACACGTGGTCTCGTTATCGACGTCCGTGGAAATGGCGGCGGCGACACCGCGGTCGCACGTCCAATCATGGGACGATTCATCACCGCGCCCTCGCCCTACGCACTGATGCGCCGTCGTAGCGGACGCGGGCTCGGCCAGCGCTGGAGCGAAACCGTCGATCCGCGCGGGCCTTTCACTTACGCAGCGCCAGTCGTCGTCCTCGTCGACCATTGGAGCGCCAGCATGGCCGAGGGCTTCCCGATGGGCATGCGCACAATCAAAGGCGCGCGCATCGTCGGGACGCGTACGATGGGGCTAGGGGCTGCAGTATTCTCCCTGCGCCTCGATCGCACCGGCCTTGGCGCCCAATACTCGGCGGAGCCAGTGTACGCGGTCAGCGGCCAGCCGCGCTGGCTTCTCGAGCCTGACGTCAAGACAGGTCCAGGCGCGGATATCCTCGCAGCGGGGATCACAGATCTCCGCACAACCATCGGCTAA
- the gatB gene encoding Asp-tRNA(Asn)/Glu-tRNA(Gln) amidotransferase subunit GatB yields the protein MTELDVRSARPDQLVSSDKGKWEIIVGLEVHAQVTSQAKLFSGASAAYGGDPNAHVSLVDAAMPGMLPVINKFCVEQAIRTGLGLNAQINKKSRFDRKNYFYPDLPQGYQISQFKEPIVGEGEIEIEPEGEEPIKIRIERLHLEQDAGKSIHDLSPSETFVDLNRAGVALMEIVSRPDMRSSKEAAAYFNKLRSIVRALGTCDGNMEEGSMRADVNVSVRRPGEEFGTRCEIKNVNSTRFMQQAIEYESRRQIEILENGGKIDQETRLFDPDKGETRTMRSKEDAHDYRYFPDPDLLPLVIDQAWIDKIKASLPELPDAKKKRFVSEYGLTPYDAGVLAADSDTAAFFETAAKGRDGKLAANWVTQELFGSLNKKGIELSDSPVKAEALGALLDLMKDGTINGKIAKDVFAKMLETGDAPRAIVEREGLKQVTDTGAIERAIDELMAANADKVADVQKNPKAFGWWVGQTMKATGGKANPAVVNDVLKKKLGV from the coding sequence ATGACCGAACTCGACGTACGCTCCGCCCGCCCCGATCAGCTCGTTTCGAGCGACAAGGGCAAATGGGAAATCATTGTTGGCCTCGAAGTCCATGCGCAGGTGACCTCGCAAGCCAAGTTGTTTTCAGGCGCCAGCGCTGCCTATGGCGGCGATCCGAACGCGCATGTCTCGCTCGTCGACGCGGCGATGCCGGGCATGCTGCCGGTCATCAACAAATTCTGTGTCGAGCAAGCGATCCGCACGGGGTTAGGTCTCAACGCGCAGATCAACAAGAAGAGCCGCTTTGACCGGAAGAACTATTTCTATCCGGATTTGCCGCAAGGCTATCAAATCAGTCAGTTCAAGGAGCCGATTGTCGGCGAGGGCGAGATCGAGATCGAGCCGGAAGGCGAAGAGCCGATCAAGATCCGCATCGAGCGGTTGCACCTTGAGCAAGACGCCGGCAAATCGATCCACGATCTTTCGCCGAGCGAAACCTTCGTCGATCTGAACCGCGCGGGCGTGGCGCTGATGGAAATCGTCTCTCGCCCGGATATGCGTTCGTCGAAAGAGGCGGCGGCTTATTTCAACAAGCTGCGTTCGATCGTGCGTGCGCTCGGTACATGTGACGGCAACATGGAAGAAGGCTCCATGCGCGCCGACGTAAACGTGTCCGTGCGTCGTCCCGGCGAGGAGTTCGGCACGCGTTGCGAAATCAAGAACGTGAACTCGACGCGCTTCATGCAACAAGCGATCGAATATGAGTCACGCCGCCAGATCGAGATCTTGGAGAACGGCGGAAAGATCGATCAAGAGACGCGCCTGTTCGATCCTGACAAGGGCGAAACACGGACTATGCGTTCGAAGGAAGACGCGCACGATTATCGCTACTTCCCCGATCCCGACTTGCTCCCCCTCGTGATCGATCAAGCCTGGATTGATAAGATCAAGGCTTCGTTGCCGGAATTGCCGGACGCGAAGAAGAAGCGCTTTGTCAGCGAATATGGTTTGACGCCGTATGATGCGGGCGTTCTTGCCGCCGATAGCGATACGGCGGCATTCTTTGAGACGGCGGCCAAAGGGCGTGACGGCAAGCTCGCGGCCAATTGGGTGACACAAGAATTGTTCGGTTCGCTCAATAAGAAGGGCATCGAGCTTTCAGATTCCCCCGTGAAAGCTGAGGCGCTTGGCGCGCTGCTCGACCTGATGAAGGACGGCACTATCAACGGCAAGATCGCCAAGGACGTGTTCGCTAAAATGCTTGAAACGGGTGATGCGCCGCGCGCCATCGTCGAGCGCGAGGGTCTGAAGCAAGTTACGGATACGGGCGCGATCGAAAGAGCCATTGATGAACTGATGGCCGCCAATGCCGACAAGGTCGCGGACGTGCAGAAAAATCCGAAGGCCTTTGGCTGGTGGGTTGGTCAGACCATGAAGGCGACGGGCGGCAAGGCGAACCCGGCCGTCGTGAATGACGTCCTGAAGAAGAAGCTCGGGGTCTGA
- a CDS encoding gamma-glutamylcyclotransferase family protein — translation MERLFSYGTLDQAKVQAQTFGRLLSGAPDALVGFKQTFLEITDGDVLAKSGERFHPIVTRSGDGVDRVAGTVFEITAAELAAADAYEVSDYVRVSAKLASGTTAWMYVQC, via the coding sequence ATGGAGCGGCTCTTCTCTTACGGCACGCTAGACCAAGCCAAGGTGCAGGCTCAAACGTTCGGCAGATTGCTGAGCGGCGCGCCAGACGCGCTTGTTGGCTTCAAGCAAACGTTCCTCGAGATCACTGATGGCGATGTGCTTGCAAAAAGCGGTGAGCGCTTTCATCCGATCGTGACGCGGAGCGGCGATGGCGTCGATCGCGTTGCTGGGACAGTGTTTGAAATCACTGCAGCCGAATTGGCGGCGGCGGACGCTTATGAAGTTTCGGACTACGTGCGCGTTTCGGCGAAACTTGCGTCCGGCACAACGGCTTGGATGTACGTGCAGTGCTAG
- a CDS encoding RcnB family protein, with the protein MKKRLATAALAALTFAAPLAVTTEAAAQHRRGNDHDGWDRDGDGRDRDWRRDDRRRGDYRDRRDRREARRDHWDNSRYNGYNYRGRWHYGPPPSAYYDEADYGYRAWRRGERLPAYYRDYYRPVDYRYYRLRPPPRGYHYVRDDRGDYLLVGIATGVILGIIASQ; encoded by the coding sequence ATGAAGAAACGCCTCGCAACGGCGGCTCTGGCCGCTCTTACCTTCGCAGCGCCGCTCGCCGTGACAACCGAAGCCGCCGCGCAACATCGCCGCGGCAACGACCATGATGGTTGGGACCGCGATGGCGATGGTCGCGACCGTGATTGGCGCCGCGATGACCGACGCCGTGGTGATTACCGCGATCGTCGCGATCGTCGCGAAGCTCGCCGCGATCATTGGGACAATAGTCGCTATAACGGCTACAATTATCGTGGCCGCTGGCATTACGGCCCGCCGCCGTCCGCCTATTATGACGAAGCCGACTATGGCTATCGCGCGTGGCGCCGCGGCGAACGTCTGCCCGCGTACTATCGCGACTACTATCGCCCGGTGGACTATCGCTACTATCGCCTGCGTCCCCCGCCGCGCGGCTACCACTATGTCCGCGACGACCGTGGCGATTACCTCCTCGTCGGTATCGCAACCGGCGTGATCTTGGGCATCATCGCCAGCCAATAA
- a CDS encoding glutathione S-transferase family protein: MQEPIELYFWPTPNGLKVSIALEEMGLAYVVKPVAIGKGEQFKPDFMAISPNNRMPAIIDPDGPGGAPISVFESGAILQYLGRKTGKFYPSDERARVEVDEWLFWQMSGVGPMFGQASHFRNYAPNLVDDPEKVAYGVTRYNNEVNRLLGVLERRLEGREFIAGDYSIADMASYPWIKIAAVFSQDMSAFPRVQAWLDRIAERPATKKGAGVGAELRRPAPAPGSAEAKEAAKALFGQTAASIASAVNEKKTAQS, from the coding sequence ATGCAAGAGCCGATCGAACTCTATTTTTGGCCAACGCCGAACGGGCTTAAGGTTTCGATCGCATTGGAAGAGATGGGACTGGCTTACGTCGTTAAACCCGTCGCTATCGGCAAGGGTGAGCAGTTCAAACCAGACTTCATGGCGATCTCGCCGAACAATCGGATGCCGGCGATCATCGATCCAGACGGCCCAGGCGGCGCGCCGATTTCAGTGTTCGAGTCTGGCGCCATCCTGCAGTACCTCGGGCGCAAGACCGGCAAGTTCTATCCAAGTGATGAACGGGCGCGTGTCGAGGTCGATGAATGGCTGTTCTGGCAGATGTCCGGTGTAGGTCCAATGTTCGGGCAGGCGAGCCATTTTCGCAATTACGCACCGAACCTCGTCGATGATCCGGAGAAAGTCGCGTACGGCGTGACACGCTACAACAATGAAGTGAACCGCTTGCTCGGCGTGCTTGAGCGCAGGCTTGAAGGGCGAGAATTCATCGCGGGCGACTACTCGATCGCGGACATGGCGTCTTACCCCTGGATTAAGATCGCGGCGGTGTTCAGTCAGGACATGAGCGCGTTTCCGCGCGTTCAGGCTTGGCTTGATCGCATTGCTGAACGTCCGGCAACCAAGAAGGGCGCAGGCGTCGGCGCAGAGTTGCGCCGGCCGGCGCCCGCGCCGGGGAGTGCTGAGGCGAAAGAGGCAGCCAAGGCGCTCTTTGGTCAAACCGCGGCGTCGATTGCGTCTGCGGTTAACGAGAAGAAAACAGCGCAATCTTGA